One window of Chloroflexota bacterium genomic DNA carries:
- a CDS encoding histidine triad nucleotide-binding protein, with the protein MEEGCLFCKIVAGKIPSQIVYRDDKVIVIRDINPQAPVHLLVMPKEHISSLRELGPGQAQLTVHLFHVANEVARREGVAERGYRVATNCGREGGQAIPHLHFHLLGGRQLSGTLG; encoded by the coding sequence ATGGAAGAGGGATGTCTCTTTTGTAAGATTGTCGCTGGTAAGATACCTAGTCAGATCGTCTACCGAGACGACAAGGTGATCGTCATCCGAGATATCAATCCTCAGGCGCCAGTACATCTATTGGTGATGCCTAAGGAGCATATATCTTCCTTGCGTGAACTCGGTCCAGGACAAGCCCAGCTCACTGTTCACTTGTTCCATGTGGCAAATGAGGTTGCCAGGAGAGAGGGGGTGGCTGAAAGGGGATATCGAGTGGCTACTAATTGTGGGCGTGAGGGTGGTCAAGCCATACCCCACCTTCATTTTCATTTGCTGGGAGGCCGTCAGCTATCGGGTACCTTGGGTTAG
- the pyrF gene encoding orotidine-5'-phosphate decarboxylase, with translation MAFTDKLLQAIQRNNSLVCLGLDPDPGLMPRVDLLEFNKAIVDATSDLVCAYKPNLAFYEALGIEGMTALQKTVEYVPDNVPIIGDAKRGDIGNTARAYAKALFETFGFDAATVNPYMGYDSLEPFINYKEKGVFVLCRTSNTGATDFQALACWSAMLDCRQQPLFMLVAQKAKEWNKFNNIGLVVGATCSEDLREIRKVCPDMMLLIPGIGAQGGDLERAVRYGADAEGKGAIFSSSRQILYASKEKDFAQAARRAADELRCQINSLLPGPLVR, from the coding sequence ATGGCCTTTACGGACAAGCTTCTTCAAGCGATACAAAGGAACAATAGCCTGGTTTGCCTTGGTCTCGACCCTGATCCTGGGTTGATGCCCAGGGTGGACTTATTGGAATTTAACAAGGCGATTGTGGATGCCACCTCTGACCTGGTGTGCGCCTACAAGCCTAACCTGGCCTTCTACGAAGCTTTGGGTATTGAAGGTATGACCGCACTACAAAAGACCGTAGAGTACGTGCCTGACAACGTGCCCATTATCGGGGATGCTAAGCGTGGCGACATCGGTAACACCGCCAGAGCTTACGCGAAAGCCTTGTTTGAGACGTTTGGTTTTGATGCGGCAACAGTGAATCCTTATATGGGCTATGATTCGCTGGAGCCGTTCATCAACTATAAGGAAAAGGGGGTATTCGTCCTGTGCCGCACCTCGAATACTGGCGCCACCGATTTCCAGGCTTTGGCTTGCTGGTCAGCGATGCTCGACTGTAGGCAGCAACCTTTGTTCATGCTGGTGGCTCAAAAAGCTAAGGAATGGAATAAGTTCAATAACATAGGCTTGGTGGTGGGCGCTACCTGTTCTGAAGACTTGAGGGAGATAAGGAAGGTTTGCCCTGATATGATGCTGCTTATACCGGGCATCGGGGCACAGGGTGGCGATCTGGAAAGGGCAGTCCGTTATGGGGCGGACGCTGAAGGCAAGGGGGCGATTTTCAGCAGCTCAAGGCAAATCCTCTATGCCTCGAAGGAGAAGGATTTCGCCCAGGCGGCTCGCCGCGCGGCTGACGAGCTGCGTTGCCAGATCAACTCCCTTCTCCCGGGTCCATTGGTCAGGTAA
- a CDS encoding DUF951 domain-containing protein yields MLLKVKPGDKLRLKKAHPCGSYEWEVVRAGADIGIKCLKCHRKAVLTRSGAASKVEVVQGSKSEIQS; encoded by the coding sequence ATGTTGCTGAAGGTCAAACCTGGTGATAAGCTGCGGCTTAAGAAAGCGCACCCTTGCGGTAGCTATGAGTGGGAGGTGGTTAGGGCAGGGGCAGATATTGGAATCAAGTGTCTCAAGTGCCATCGCAAGGCTGTGCTAACACGTAGTGGGGCAGCGAGTAAGGTGGAAGTTGTTCAAGGTTCAAAGAGCGAAATCCAGAGTTAG